In Amycolatopsis sp. FBCC-B4732, the genomic stretch CGAGACCGCCGAACGCCACCAGGAGATCCCCGCCCGGCGGTCCGCGCGGCAGGAGTTCCCCCAGACCGTCGAGGCGGCGACGCTCGCCCGCGGCTTCCTCCGGGAGTGCACGACGGACTGGGGCGTGCCCGGACTGACCTACGACGGGCTGCTGGTCGTGGGCGAACTCGTCGACAACGCGCTCCAGCACACGAGATCGGCGCCCGACGTGCGCCTCGATCTGCGCGGGAAGCTGCTCACCATCGCCGTCGCCGACGACAACCCCCGCCCGGCGGTCCTCCTCGAACGACCGGGGCTGCGCGATCCCGGCATCGGCCTGCAGATCGTCGCGCAGACCGCGCGGCGGTGGGGCAGCAGCACCCGGTGGTCGGGCGGAAAGGTGGTGTGGGCGACGCTCGCCCCCGCCGCGAACCCTCGACCCGGCACCGACGACGGGTGACCGGCGGCGCCGGTGCTGTGTGCAGGGTCGGGTTTGGCGGTTGTCCTCGAGTGACTCGTGG encodes the following:
- a CDS encoding ATP-binding protein; this translates as MDSRPPDARPPDPRPGPVLARGITLEPARRPASTLVTVTGELDLSGYGFLRDGLLEVAADGPPGLIADVGGLTIGELAPATVFPLVARRLGHWPGIPFAVVTRQRDHLRTFRRHGTDRHVAVHDDVETAERHQEIPARRSARQEFPQTVEAATLARGFLRECTTDWGVPGLTYDGLLVVGELVDNALQHTRSAPDVRLDLRGKLLTIAVADDNPRPAVLLERPGLRDPGIGLQIVAQTARRWGSSTRWSGGKVVWATLAPAANPRPGTDDG